The DNA sequence AGTGACCCTGTTGATATTATTGGTATGGGTGCAGAAAAACTCAAGTCGGTTGTTACCGGTGTTGAGATGTTCCGCAAGATCCTGGACCGTGGTGAAGCTGGTGACAACGTAGGTCTGCTGCTTCGTGGTATTGACAAGGATGAGATCAGCCGTGGTATGGTTATTTGCAAGCCCGGTTCAGTGAAGCCGCACAAAAAATTCAAGGCTGAGGTCTATGTACTGAAGAAAGAAGAAGGTGGTCGTCACACTCCATTCCACAATAAGTACCGCCCCCAGTTCTTCTTCCGTACTACTGACGTTACCGGAGAAATTTATCTGCCCGAAGGCGTTGAAATGTGTATGCCTGGTGATAACCTCACCATTACGGTAGAACTGATCAGCGAAGTGGCCATGGACAAAGGTCTGCGTTTTGCAATCCGCGAAGGTGGACGGACTGTTGGTGCCGGTCAGGTAACTGAAATTATTGAATAAACATAATGCCTTGCATAAGGGGAGCAGGTGATTTCATCTGCTCCCTTGTGCACAAACGGGTGTAGCTCAATTGGTAGAGTAGTGGTCTCCAAAACCATTGGTTGAGGGTTCGAGTCCTTCCACCCGTGCTAAATATTAGAATCGAATAAAAACATGAAGAAAATCAGAGCCTATTTGCGCGAGACCTACGATGAACTCATCCATAAAGTTTCGTGGCCGACTTGGAGTGAACTGCAGAACAGCGCAGTGGTGGTATCTATTGCTTCCCTCATAATCGCAATCGTGGTTTATTTGATGGATACCAGCTTTAGCTCCATTCTGAAACAATTCTACCGTCTCTTTTTATAATCATTTGGTTGACTGATTTGCCGAAAGTTCTAATATTTTACTGATTTTCAGCAATTGGCAAAAAAGACGACCAGGATTAAAGTTTTTACGTGAGTATGAGCGACCAGGTGAAAAAATGGTATGTGGTCCGGGCTATTAGTGGTAGCGAGAAGAAAGTCAAGCAGTATATTGAAAGTGAGATCTCGCGCCTTGGTCTTCAGGATTACGTATCGCAAGTACTAATTCCCCAGGAGAAAGTCTATCAGATCCGTAAAGGGAAAAAAGTGAGCGCTGAGCGCAACTATTTTCCTGGATACATTCTGATTGAAGCTGCTCTGATGGGGGAGATCCCTCATATTATACGAAACGTTCCCGGGGTATTGGGATTTTTAGGCTCTGGTTCAGAACCCGCCCCGCTTCGTCCTTCAGAAGTCAATCGCATCTTAGGAAAGGTTGACGAACTTTCTGGCAAGGAAGAAGAACTGAATGTACCGTTTATTGTGGGAGAAACCGTAAAAGTGACAGACGGACCGTTCAACAGCTTTACCGGAGTGATCGAAGAGATCAACGAAGAGAAAAAGAAACTGAAAGTGATGGTGAAAATCTTCGGTCGAAAGACTCCGCTAGAGCTGAGCTTCATGCAAGTTGAGAAAGAGTAGGTGTGTTGTTACGCGCATTTACATCAGCATGCATGATGTATTTCGATCCCCTTACTTGTTAAAAAAAATCGAAAAATGGCAAAAGAAGTTAGTGCTTTAATAAAACTGCAAATCAAAGGCGGTGCTGCGAACCCTTCACCTCCTGTGGGCCCTGCATTGGGTGCCAAGGGGGTGAATATCATGGAGTTCTGTAAGCAGTTCAATGCCCGTACGCAGGAAAAAGCAGGGAAAGTGATTCCTGTCATTATCACCGTGTACAAGGACAAGTCCTTTGATTTCATAACTAAGACCCCACCAGTTGCAGTGCAACTGCGTGAGGCAGCCAAGATCAAATCGGGTTCAGCCGAGCCCAACAGGACCAAAGTTGCCACAATTACTTGGGAACAGGTACGGGAAATCGCAGAATCAAAAATGCCCGACTTAAACTGTTTCACCGTTGAGTCAGCCATGGAAATGGTTGCCGGTACGGCAAGGAGCATGGGTATCAGGATCAAGGGCGCAAAAGCCTAAGTGATCGATCTCATCAAGTTTACTTAAGGGTATTCATTAACTTAAAGCTTAACGGAATCTGAAAATGGCTAAATTAACAAAAAACCAAAAAGAAGCTTTAGCTAAGTTTGATAAGGATGCGGTTTTCTCATTGGCTGATGCGGCTGAAGTCGTAAAAAAGATCACCTACACCAAGTTTGATGCATCAGTGGATCTTGACATCAGGCTGGGTGTTGACCCGCGAAAAGCCAACCAGATGGTCAGGGGCGTTGTAACCCTGCCACATGGGACTGGAAAAACCGTCAGGGTACTTGTATTATGTACCCCCGATAAGGAAGACGAAGCTAAAGAAGCCGGAGCTGATTACGTTGGCCTGGATGAATATGTTGAAAAGATCAAGGGAGGCTGGACCGATGTTGATGTGGTGATTACTACCCCCAATGTTATGCCCAAAGTAGGTGCCCTGGGCCGTATCCTCGGACCCCGCGGCCTTATGCCCAACCCCAAAGCCGGTACTGTTACCATGGACATTGGCAAAGCCGTCCAGGAGGTGAAAGCCGGTAAGATCGACTTCAAAGTGGATAAGTACGGTATTGTGCATGCCTCCATCGGCAAGGTGTCGTTCGACACCCCGAAGTTGGTAGATAATGCCAAAGAACTGATCCAGACCATCATCAGGTTAAAACCTGCCGCTGCAAAGGGTACTTACGTGAAGAGCATCTTCTTGTCAAGTACTATGAGCCCGGGTATTCAGGTTG is a window from the Bacteroides sp. genome containing:
- the secE gene encoding preprotein translocase subunit SecE yields the protein MKKIRAYLRETYDELIHKVSWPTWSELQNSAVVVSIASLIIAIVVYLMDTSFSSILKQFYRLFL
- the nusG gene encoding transcription termination/antitermination protein NusG, coding for MSDQVKKWYVVRAISGSEKKVKQYIESEISRLGLQDYVSQVLIPQEKVYQIRKGKKVSAERNYFPGYILIEAALMGEIPHIIRNVPGVLGFLGSGSEPAPLRPSEVNRILGKVDELSGKEEELNVPFIVGETVKVTDGPFNSFTGVIEEINEEKKKLKVMVKIFGRKTPLELSFMQVEKE
- the rplK gene encoding 50S ribosomal protein L11 translates to MAKEVSALIKLQIKGGAANPSPPVGPALGAKGVNIMEFCKQFNARTQEKAGKVIPVIITVYKDKSFDFITKTPPVAVQLREAAKIKSGSAEPNRTKVATITWEQVREIAESKMPDLNCFTVESAMEMVAGTARSMGIRIKGAKA
- the rplA gene encoding 50S ribosomal protein L1, which codes for MAKLTKNQKEALAKFDKDAVFSLADAAEVVKKITYTKFDASVDLDIRLGVDPRKANQMVRGVVTLPHGTGKTVRVLVLCTPDKEDEAKEAGADYVGLDEYVEKIKGGWTDVDVVITTPNVMPKVGALGRILGPRGLMPNPKAGTVTMDIGKAVQEVKAGKIDFKVDKYGIVHASIGKVSFDTPKLVDNAKELIQTIIRLKPAAAKGTYVKSIFLSSTMSPGIQVETKSVNN